The proteins below are encoded in one region of Tamandua tetradactyla isolate mTamTet1 chromosome 9, mTamTet1.pri, whole genome shotgun sequence:
- the PRPF19 gene encoding pre-mRNA-processing factor 19 isoform X1 has protein sequence MSLICSISNEVPEHPCVSPVSNHVYERRLIEKYIAENGTDPINNQPLSEEQLIDIKVAHPIRPKPPSATSIPAILKALQDEWDAVMLHSFTLRQQLQTTRQELSHALYQHDAACRVIARLTKEVTAAREALATLKPQAGLIVPQAVPSSQPSVVGAGEPMDLGELVGMTPEIIQKLQDKATVLTTERKKRGKTVPEELVKPEELSKYRQVASHVGLHSASIPGILALDLCPSDTNKILTGGADKNVVVFDKSSEQILATLKGHTKKVTSVVFHPSQDLVFSASPDATIRIWSVPNTSCVQVVRAHESAVTGLSLHATGDYLLSSSDDQYWAFSDIQTGRVLTKVTDETSGCSLTCAQFHPDGLIFGTGTMDSQIKIWDLKERTNVANFPGHSGPITSIAFSENGYYLATAADDSSVKLWDLRKLKNFKTLQLDNNFEVKSLIFDQSGTYLALGGTDVQIYICKQWTEILHFTEHSGLTTGVAFGHHAKFIASTGMDRSLKFYSL, from the exons ATGTCCCTGATCTGCTCCA TTTCCAATGAAGTGCCAGAGCACCCATGCGTGTCCCCTGTCTCTAATCATGTCTATGAGCGGCGGCTCATTGAGAAGTACATTGCAGAAAATGGCACAGACCCCATCAACAATCAGCCTCTGTCTGAGGAGCAGCTCATCGACATTAAAG TTGCTCACCCAATCCGGCCCAAGCCTCCTTCAGCCACCAGCATCCCAGCCATTCTGAAAGCCCTACAGGATGAATGG GATGCAGTCATGCTGCACAGCTTTACTCTGCGCCAGCAGCTGCAGACAACCCGCCAAGAGTTGTCCCACGCTCTCTACCAGCATGATGCCGCCTGCCGTGTCATAGCCCGTCTCACCAAGGAAGTCACTGCTGCCCGAGAAG CTCTGGCTACCCTGAAACCTCAGGCTGGTCTTATCGTGCCCCAAGCTGTGCCGAGCTCACAGCCAAGTGTTGTG GGTGCAGGTGAGCCAATGGATTTGGGCGAGCTGGTGGGAATGACCCCAGAGATTATCCAGAAG CTTCAAGACAAGGCCACTGTGCTAACCACGGAGCGTAAGAAG agGGGCAAGACTGTGCCTGAGGAGTTGGTGAAGCCAGAAGAGCTCAGCAAATACCGGCAGGTGGCTTCCCATGTG GGGTTACACAGCGCCAGCATTCCAGGGATCCTTGCCCTGGACCTCTGTCCCTCCGACACCAACAAGATCCTCACTG GCGGGGCGGATAAAAATGTCGTCGTCTTCGACAAAAGTTCAGAGCAAATCCTGGCCACGCTCAAAGGCCACACCAAGAAGGTCACCAGTGTGGTGTTCCACCCCTCTCAG gacCTGGTGTTTTCTGCTTCCCCAGATGCCACTATCAGAATTTGGTCGGTCCCGAACACCTCTTGTGTACAGGTGGTTCGGGCTCATGAGAGTGCCGTGACAGGCCTCAGCCTCCATGCCACTGGTGACTATCTCCTGAGCTCCTCTGATGACCAG TATTGGGCCTTCTCTGATATCCAGACAGGGCGTGTGCTCACCAAGGTGACTGATGAGACCTCCGGCTGCT CTCTCACCTGTGCACAGTTCCACCCTGATGGTCTCATTTTCGGAACAGGAACCATGGACTCTCAGATCAAAATCTGGGACTTGAAG GAGCGCACCAATGTGGCTAACTTTCCTGGCCACTCGGGCCCCATCACTAGCATCGCCTTCTCGGAGAACGGCTACTATCTGGCTACAGCAGCCGATGACTCGTCTGTCAAGCTCTGGGATCTACGCAAGCTTAAGAATTTTAAGACATTGCAGCTGGATAATAACTTTGAG GTGAAATCACTGATCTTTGACCAGAGCGGTACCTACCTGGCGCTTGGGGGCACAGATGTCCAGATCtacatctgcaaacagtggacAGAGATTCTTCACTTTACAG AGCATAGTGGCCTCACCACGGGGGTGGCCTTTGGGCACCACGCCAAGTTCATCGCTTCAACTGGCATGGACAGGAGCCTCAAGTTCTACAGCCTGTAG
- the PRPF19 gene encoding pre-mRNA-processing factor 19 isoform X2 translates to MSLICSISNEVPEHPCVSPVSNHVYERRLIEKYIAENGTDPINNQPLSEEQLIDIKVAHPIRPKPPSATSIPAILKALQDEWGAGEPMDLGELVGMTPEIIQKLQDKATVLTTERKKRGKTVPEELVKPEELSKYRQVASHVGLHSASIPGILALDLCPSDTNKILTGGADKNVVVFDKSSEQILATLKGHTKKVTSVVFHPSQDLVFSASPDATIRIWSVPNTSCVQVVRAHESAVTGLSLHATGDYLLSSSDDQYWAFSDIQTGRVLTKVTDETSGCSLTCAQFHPDGLIFGTGTMDSQIKIWDLKERTNVANFPGHSGPITSIAFSENGYYLATAADDSSVKLWDLRKLKNFKTLQLDNNFEVKSLIFDQSGTYLALGGTDVQIYICKQWTEILHFTEHSGLTTGVAFGHHAKFIASTGMDRSLKFYSL, encoded by the exons ATGTCCCTGATCTGCTCCA TTTCCAATGAAGTGCCAGAGCACCCATGCGTGTCCCCTGTCTCTAATCATGTCTATGAGCGGCGGCTCATTGAGAAGTACATTGCAGAAAATGGCACAGACCCCATCAACAATCAGCCTCTGTCTGAGGAGCAGCTCATCGACATTAAAG TTGCTCACCCAATCCGGCCCAAGCCTCCTTCAGCCACCAGCATCCCAGCCATTCTGAAAGCCCTACAGGATGAATGG GGTGCAGGTGAGCCAATGGATTTGGGCGAGCTGGTGGGAATGACCCCAGAGATTATCCAGAAG CTTCAAGACAAGGCCACTGTGCTAACCACGGAGCGTAAGAAG agGGGCAAGACTGTGCCTGAGGAGTTGGTGAAGCCAGAAGAGCTCAGCAAATACCGGCAGGTGGCTTCCCATGTG GGGTTACACAGCGCCAGCATTCCAGGGATCCTTGCCCTGGACCTCTGTCCCTCCGACACCAACAAGATCCTCACTG GCGGGGCGGATAAAAATGTCGTCGTCTTCGACAAAAGTTCAGAGCAAATCCTGGCCACGCTCAAAGGCCACACCAAGAAGGTCACCAGTGTGGTGTTCCACCCCTCTCAG gacCTGGTGTTTTCTGCTTCCCCAGATGCCACTATCAGAATTTGGTCGGTCCCGAACACCTCTTGTGTACAGGTGGTTCGGGCTCATGAGAGTGCCGTGACAGGCCTCAGCCTCCATGCCACTGGTGACTATCTCCTGAGCTCCTCTGATGACCAG TATTGGGCCTTCTCTGATATCCAGACAGGGCGTGTGCTCACCAAGGTGACTGATGAGACCTCCGGCTGCT CTCTCACCTGTGCACAGTTCCACCCTGATGGTCTCATTTTCGGAACAGGAACCATGGACTCTCAGATCAAAATCTGGGACTTGAAG GAGCGCACCAATGTGGCTAACTTTCCTGGCCACTCGGGCCCCATCACTAGCATCGCCTTCTCGGAGAACGGCTACTATCTGGCTACAGCAGCCGATGACTCGTCTGTCAAGCTCTGGGATCTACGCAAGCTTAAGAATTTTAAGACATTGCAGCTGGATAATAACTTTGAG GTGAAATCACTGATCTTTGACCAGAGCGGTACCTACCTGGCGCTTGGGGGCACAGATGTCCAGATCtacatctgcaaacagtggacAGAGATTCTTCACTTTACAG AGCATAGTGGCCTCACCACGGGGGTGGCCTTTGGGCACCACGCCAAGTTCATCGCTTCAACTGGCATGGACAGGAGCCTCAAGTTCTACAGCCTGTAG